One window of uncultured Trichococcus sp. genomic DNA carries:
- a CDS encoding glycosyltransferase family 2 protein, with protein sequence MEKVLVSVVMAVYNTPLEYLKESIESILNQTHKNIEFIIIDDASSYEVQKIIKKYDDDRIRLITNEKNMGLTKSLNKGLMLSNGKYIARMDSDDISLPDRIEMQVKFFEEHPEANVLGTRAIKFGDEEKVLKCYLKNTREKQQIKLFYYNIGLIHPTVMIRKKFLDQHSIKYNEKLLKTQDYGLWVECIRHTKLEIVESILLKYRTHSKQISQAKTDEQSKYGSMVRMSQLSALKLPIDDEIEKIHSNFCDGRSCYDIETTKKWVNKLILQNNKLQIFDVSLFVDETRYMWFLLCTKEVFRDKNMEYISPFIKSFRVKYFIEYLKYHKSRY encoded by the coding sequence ATGGAAAAAGTCTTAGTTTCAGTTGTTATGGCGGTTTATAATACTCCGTTAGAATATCTAAAAGAATCTATTGAAAGTATACTAAATCAAACACATAAAAATATTGAGTTTATCATTATAGATGATGCATCTTCGTATGAAGTTCAAAAAATAATAAAAAAATATGATGATGATAGAATACGACTAATTACAAATGAAAAAAACATGGGGTTAACTAAATCTCTTAATAAGGGATTAATGCTTTCTAATGGGAAATATATTGCAAGAATGGATAGCGATGATATTTCGTTGCCTGATAGAATTGAGATGCAAGTCAAATTTTTCGAAGAACATCCAGAGGCAAATGTTCTTGGAACTCGTGCGATTAAGTTTGGAGATGAAGAAAAAGTATTAAAGTGTTATCTTAAAAATACAAGAGAAAAACAACAAATCAAATTATTTTATTACAATATCGGGTTAATTCATCCAACTGTGATGATACGAAAAAAATTTTTAGATCAACATTCCATAAAGTACAATGAGAAATTATTGAAAACTCAAGATTATGGTTTATGGGTCGAATGTATTAGGCATACTAAATTAGAAATCGTTGAATCTATTTTATTAAAATATCGTACCCATTCAAAACAAATATCTCAAGCTAAAACAGATGAACAGTCAAAATATGGTAGTATGGTTAGAATGAGTCAGTTGAGCGCTCTGAAACTTCCAATAGACGATGAGATAGAAAAAATCCATTCAAACTTCTGTGATGGTCGCTCTTGCTATGATATTGAGACCACAAAAAAATGGGTAAATAAATTGATTCTCCAGAATAACAAATTACAAATTTTTGATGTTAGTTTGTTTGTCGATGAGACACGCTATATGTGGTTCTTACTATGCACAAAAGAAGTGTTTAGAGATAAGAATATGGAGTACATTTCTCCGTTTATCAAGTCCTTTCGTGTCAAGTATTTTATTGAATACCTTAAATACCATAAGTCGAGATACTAG
- a CDS encoding oligosaccharide flippase family protein — protein MKFRICNINLRNHYIMSVMSKSIIIVITFLTSIIINRYLQPDLKGEYSYIMNWVAIIALILNLGIGQSVSFFKRKHGETIVNMFVNIYYLQLMMYLLIVFSLNFFYTNKILNLILIISSLAQFNSQLSFLSIIQNINKRNITAISSTIIHLIILVYIFFATSKNLNLIIIAYVLKISVDSIIMIIKNSFYPTFNNLKLYSIYEIIRFGFFPMITSLLITFNYNLDIIILKSFVSFEKIGLYSVGVTLAGMLWILPDAFKDVLFNKTSKSDSISDIQFSIKFNIYFSLVVIVGFVILGKSFISLFYGDEYISSYSVSILLMMGGLPMIYFKMINTLFISIGKQKFAFAVLFCSVLINIILNFILIPIYNINGAAAASLVSYSVSGFVFLFSFMKDYNLSIKNFIFFSSLERQKIKRLFGSTNKIEEKNELT, from the coding sequence TTGAAATTTAGAATATGTAATATCAATCTGAGAAACCATTATATAATGTCTGTAATGTCTAAATCTATAATTATAGTGATAACTTTTTTAACTTCTATAATAATTAATAGGTATTTGCAACCAGATTTAAAAGGTGAATATTCTTATATAATGAATTGGGTAGCAATAATCGCTTTGATTTTGAATTTAGGTATAGGTCAGTCAGTGTCTTTTTTTAAACGAAAACATGGAGAGACAATAGTAAATATGTTTGTTAATATATACTATTTACAATTAATGATGTACTTATTAATTGTTTTTTCGCTTAACTTTTTTTACACTAATAAAATTTTAAATTTAATATTAATAATTAGTAGCTTGGCACAATTTAATTCACAACTTAGTTTTTTATCAATTATTCAAAATATTAATAAGAGGAACATTACTGCAATAAGTTCTACGATTATTCACTTGATAATTTTAGTCTATATTTTTTTTGCCACATCAAAAAATCTAAATCTAATAATAATTGCGTACGTTCTCAAAATAAGTGTTGATAGTATTATCATGATTATAAAAAATAGTTTTTATCCAACTTTTAATAATTTAAAATTATATTCAATTTATGAGATCATAAGATTTGGATTTTTTCCGATGATTACGTCTCTTTTAATAACTTTTAATTATAACTTAGATATTATAATTTTGAAATCATTTGTTAGTTTTGAAAAAATTGGATTGTATAGTGTTGGGGTTACATTAGCGGGAATGCTATGGATTTTGCCTGATGCATTTAAAGATGTGTTATTTAATAAGACGTCAAAGAGTGATTCTATTTCGGACATTCAATTTAGCATTAAGTTTAATATTTATTTTTCTTTAGTTGTAATTGTAGGATTTGTTATTTTAGGAAAGTCTTTTATCAGTTTGTTTTATGGAGATGAATATATAAGTTCTTATTCTGTGTCTATTTTATTGATGATGGGTGGACTACCCATGATATACTTTAAAATGATTAATACTTTGTTTATTTCAATAGGCAAACAAAAGTTTGCTTTCGCTGTTTTGTTTTGTTCTGTTTTAATAAATATTATATTAAATTTCATATTAATCCCTATATATAATATTAATGGGGCAGCAGCAGCATCTTTAGTGTCATATTCTGTTTCTGGATTTGTATTTTTATTTTCATTCATGAAAGATTATAATTTATCTATTAAAAATTTTATTTTTTTTAGCAGCTTAGAGAGGCAGAAAATCAAAAGATTATTTGGGAGTACAAATAAAATTGAAGAAAAAAATGAATTAACTTAG
- a CDS encoding helix-turn-helix domain-containing protein, translating into MGKNKKHVISLTDDEVRRLKSVLRKKTATRTIKCRCQILLDIDEAHGKPSTHQQCVKSIGVCFATVHNVIKYYIDGGVENVLTVGRSINSDNAHRKVDGRAEAKLIEMACGPAPEGRSRWTLRLLEEKVELEIPVGKDAIGRTLKKNEL; encoded by the coding sequence ATGGGCAAAAACAAGAAGCACGTTATCTCATTAACAGATGATGAAGTACGCAGATTAAAAAGCGTTCTGCGTAAGAAAACGGCTACTCGGACCATAAAATGCAGATGCCAAATTTTATTAGACATCGATGAAGCGCATGGGAAACCATCCACCCATCAACAATGTGTCAAATCTATCGGTGTTTGTTTCGCGACCGTGCATAATGTAATCAAGTACTATATTGACGGCGGTGTTGAAAATGTTTTAACCGTCGGCAGAAGCATCAATTCGGATAATGCCCATCGGAAAGTGGATGGACGCGCAGAAGCAAAACTCATTGAAATGGCCTGCGGCCCAGCCCCAGAAGGTCGTTCCAGATGGACACTTCGCCTTCTGGAAGAAAAAGTTGAACTTGAAATTCCTGTTGGCAAGGATGCCATCGGAAGAACCTTAAAAAAAAACGAATTATGA
- a CDS encoding SDR family oxidoreductase, with product MKVLVLGGGGMAGHTISIYLKEAGHDVTAFTRKKFEYCNNIIGDVTDFKSLKKIIKEGQYDAIVNAIGILNQDAEDNKSNAVLLNSYLPHFLSDLTKEMKTRIIHMSTDCVFSGNTGGYTEASFRDGGTFYDRSKALGELENDKDLTLRNSIIGPDINPDGIGLFNWFMKQDGQINGFNKAIWTGVTTLTLAKAMEQAVTENLTGLYNLVNNQTINKYSLIKLFNKHLRNNRLEIRPTEFITLDKSLINNRTDFSFEVPSYEVMVAEMKEWIDKHAYLYPHYFE from the coding sequence CTTTTACTCGTAAAAAATTTGAATATTGTAATAATATCATAGGTGATGTTACTGATTTTAAATCCCTCAAAAAAATTATAAAAGAAGGGCAATACGATGCTATCGTCAATGCTATAGGCATTTTAAATCAGGATGCTGAAGATAATAAGTCGAATGCTGTATTATTGAATAGTTATTTGCCACATTTTTTGAGTGATCTTACTAAAGAAATGAAAACCAGAATTATTCACATGAGTACAGACTGTGTGTTTTCTGGTAATACAGGTGGATATACAGAAGCTTCTTTTAGAGATGGCGGGACTTTTTATGATCGGTCAAAAGCGTTAGGTGAATTAGAAAATGATAAGGATTTAACTTTGAGAAATTCTATAATTGGCCCAGATATAAATCCGGACGGAATTGGCTTATTCAATTGGTTTATGAAGCAAGACGGACAGATAAATGGCTTTAATAAAGCAATTTGGACAGGAGTAACCACACTAACACTTGCTAAGGCTATGGAACAAGCAGTTACTGAGAACTTAACTGGGTTATATAACCTAGTTAACAATCAAACAATTAACAAATACAGCTTAATTAAACTTTTTAATAAACATCTGAGAAATAATAGGCTCGAAATCCGTCCAACTGAATTTATTACTCTGGACAAGTCTTTAATTAATAACAGAACAGATTTTTCATTCGAAGTGCCTAGTTATGAAGTAATGGTAGCTGAGATGAAGGAGTGGATTGACAAGCATGCTTATCTCTATCCACATTATTTTGAGTAG
- a CDS encoding acyltransferase, whose translation MINSGRLFEGLRSKIKNIYYPLHNMVLTLLVANISIGSKSRIDKVYWGHSGGGAISIGKNTSISNWVCMMPYGGFIRIGDNCSINSFCHINGNGGTTIGNNVRIAAGCVIIPANHKFEDPYVPITFQGETQKGVIVCDDVWIGAGVTILDGVKIGKGSVIGAGSVVNRPIPAMSVAVGVPAKIVKKRGEKY comes from the coding sequence ATGATCAACTCAGGTCGACTCTTTGAAGGATTACGATCTAAAATCAAAAATATTTATTATCCGTTACACAACATGGTATTAACACTCTTAGTTGCTAATATATCAATTGGTAGCAAGTCACGTATCGATAAAGTCTACTGGGGTCATAGTGGTGGTGGGGCTATTTCTATTGGAAAAAATACTTCCATCTCGAATTGGGTTTGCATGATGCCATATGGAGGGTTCATTCGTATTGGAGATAATTGTAGTATTAATAGTTTTTGCCACATAAATGGTAACGGCGGAACTACAATAGGAAATAATGTTCGGATTGCAGCAGGGTGTGTAATTATTCCAGCAAATCATAAGTTTGAGGATCCATATGTTCCAATAACATTTCAAGGAGAAACTCAAAAAGGTGTGATAGTCTGTGATGATGTATGGATAGGCGCTGGTGTGACCATTCTTGATGGTGTAAAGATTGGAAAGGGCAGTGTTATAGGAGCAGGAAGCGTTGTGAACAGACCGATACCAGCAATGTCTGTTGCAGTAGGAGTCCCTGCAAAAATTGTAAAAAAACGAGGAGAAAAATATTGA
- a CDS encoding IS630 family transposase, producing the protein MEDVFNVYEFPYDPKHPAVCMDEKPYQLLGEAREPLPMRKGSNQKIDSEYVREGTCSIFIFTEPLGGVRHVNVRKQRTSVDWAEEIQYLVDIGYPEVEKITLVLDNLNTHTIASLYRAFPPEEARRIVRRLEIHFTPLHGSWLNIAEIELNVMTRQCLHRRTDDFKKLRLELAAWERERNTLSSKIR; encoded by the coding sequence ATGGAAGATGTCTTCAACGTATATGAATTTCCTTACGATCCGAAACACCCGGCCGTTTGCATGGATGAAAAACCATATCAACTTTTGGGTGAAGCTAGGGAACCTCTTCCTATGCGAAAAGGCAGTAACCAAAAAATTGATTCTGAATATGTGCGAGAAGGCACTTGTAGCATTTTTATCTTCACTGAACCACTGGGTGGAGTTCGACACGTGAACGTCCGTAAGCAACGGACGTCAGTAGATTGGGCCGAGGAGATTCAATACCTTGTAGATATTGGTTATCCCGAGGTTGAAAAAATTACTTTGGTTCTGGATAATCTCAATACACATACAATCGCTTCACTCTACAGAGCATTTCCGCCCGAAGAGGCACGAAGGATCGTCCGCCGCCTAGAGATTCATTTCACGCCATTACATGGCAGTTGGTTGAATATTGCCGAAATAGAATTAAACGTTATGACCAGGCAATGTTTACACCGCAGAACTGATGATTTTAAGAAACTCCGTTTGGAGTTGGCTGCATGGGAGCGGGAACGGAATACCCTATCATCAAAAATCCGTTGA
- a CDS encoding glycosyltransferase: MNILVYDIAAENSGAVTILNDFYDNVKRNEDEKIRWIFLLSIIDLEETGNIQVLKFPWIKKSWFHRLFFDYFIAPIIVKKYNIDKIFSLQNTLVPLVKEKQLLYLHQSLPFVKYKFKVTENFRFWMYQNVVSKFIFKSIVSSEATVVQTKWMKEACLDNLQIDEGKIVVVPPYIEIKNELKFKQNFGNKKIFFYPATANSYKNHIAIIEACKELNKRGIFDYKVLLTISGLENKYAAQLRKNIENSNVNIELIGFITREEVLKLYSETILLFPSYVESHPMPLKEAQVSGSIILASNCSFSTEILGDYPNSVFFDPFAHQELFEAMKIIIEDRFEYVEANYKNTNHVNTRNTWDEIIGIIDKL; encoded by the coding sequence ATGAATATTCTAGTATACGATATCGCAGCAGAAAATAGCGGGGCAGTAACTATTTTAAATGATTTTTATGATAATGTTAAAAGAAATGAAGATGAGAAAATTAGGTGGATTTTTTTACTTAGCATTATTGATCTAGAGGAGACAGGAAATATTCAAGTTTTGAAATTTCCGTGGATAAAAAAAAGTTGGTTTCACAGACTCTTCTTTGATTATTTTATTGCGCCTATAATAGTAAAAAAATATAATATTGATAAAATATTCTCACTTCAAAATACCTTAGTACCATTGGTTAAAGAAAAGCAATTACTTTACTTGCATCAATCATTACCTTTCGTCAAGTATAAATTTAAAGTGACTGAGAATTTTAGATTTTGGATGTATCAAAATGTTGTTAGTAAATTTATTTTTAAATCTATTGTGAGTTCTGAAGCAACTGTGGTACAGACAAAATGGATGAAAGAAGCTTGTTTAGATAATTTGCAAATAGATGAAGGGAAAATTGTAGTAGTGCCTCCATATATTGAAATTAAAAATGAATTGAAGTTCAAACAAAATTTTGGCAATAAAAAAATATTTTTCTACCCAGCAACTGCTAACAGTTATAAGAATCATATTGCAATTATTGAGGCATGTAAGGAACTTAATAAAAGAGGAATTTTTGATTACAAAGTTTTGTTAACAATTAGCGGGCTTGAAAATAAATATGCTGCACAATTGCGAAAAAATATTGAAAATAGCAATGTTAATATAGAGTTAATAGGATTTATTACGAGAGAAGAAGTTCTTAAACTTTATTCTGAGACAATTTTGTTATTTCCTTCATATGTTGAATCTCACCCAATGCCATTAAAAGAAGCACAAGTAAGTGGAAGTATAATATTAGCATCAAATTGTAGCTTCAGTACTGAAATTTTAGGTGATTATCCAAACAGCGTATTTTTCGATCCTTTTGCTCATCAAGAATTGTTCGAAGCCATGAAAATTATTATTGAGGATCGTTTTGAATATGTCGAGGCGAACTACAAGAATACTAATCATGTTAATACTAGAAATACATGGGATGAAATTATTGGAATTATTGATAAATTGTAA
- a CDS encoding glycosyltransferase has protein sequence MKKKILFVSPHMILGGLEKSLLSLLSSLPEDKFEITVLLVKKRGALLANIPNNIRVLEIPLPNDVGDELLAGGAKASTIRKLKKFQFIGAIKIVLKKVLKLDPIPELSMNYNDIPILDEKFDVAVAYQLHMPFIVKYVTKNIRAKKKILWIHSDLTKSGFNPRILKKELNKFDEFITVSKKLRDEFISYFPLYEDKTDVIYNILPIQYIHEMSDEEVDFDNEYKGLKILTIGRLAREKGIDIAIESFKHIRSEGYNCKWYVIGDGVEKSNIRKKIKANNLENHFIILGSK, from the coding sequence ATGAAAAAAAAAATATTATTTGTGTCACCCCACATGATACTAGGTGGCTTAGAAAAATCACTTTTATCATTACTAAGTTCATTACCAGAAGATAAATTTGAAATCACAGTTTTATTAGTGAAAAAGCGTGGAGCGTTATTGGCTAACATCCCCAATAACATTAGAGTATTAGAGATACCACTTCCGAATGATGTGGGTGACGAATTGTTGGCTGGAGGTGCAAAGGCTTCGACTATTCGAAAACTAAAAAAGTTTCAGTTTATTGGAGCAATAAAAATAGTTTTAAAGAAAGTTCTTAAATTAGATCCTATACCAGAGTTGAGTATGAATTATAATGATATCCCAATCCTCGATGAGAAGTTTGATGTGGCAGTTGCTTATCAACTGCATATGCCATTCATTGTAAAGTACGTTACAAAAAATATAAGAGCAAAGAAAAAGATATTGTGGATTCATAGCGATTTAACAAAAAGTGGATTCAATCCCCGTATTCTAAAGAAAGAACTAAACAAATTTGACGAATTTATCACTGTTTCCAAAAAATTAAGAGATGAGTTTATTTCGTACTTTCCCTTATATGAAGATAAGACAGATGTAATTTATAACATTTTACCTATTCAATATATTCATGAAATGTCTGATGAAGAAGTCGATTTCGATAATGAATATAAAGGGTTAAAAATTTTGACAATTGGTCGTTTAGCAAGAGAAAAAGGTATAGATATTGCTATTGAATCTTTTAAGCATATTAGGAGTGAGGGTTATAATTGCAAATGGTATGTAATCGGTGACGGCGTTGAAAAATCAAATATAAGAAAAAAAATTAAGGCGAATAATTTAGAAAATCACTTCATTATCCTCGGATCAAAATAA
- the wecB gene encoding UDP-N-acetylglucosamine 2-epimerase (non-hydrolyzing), with translation MKKLKLMTIVGTRPEIIKLSEVIKKSDKYFEHILVHSGQNYDYSLNQVFFEDLGIREPDHYLNVVGDNLGQTMGNVLAKSYEILVQEQPDALLVLGDTNSCLSVISAKRLKIPIFHMEAGNRCFDENLPEEINRRIVDHTSDVNLCYTEHARNYLNWEGVPKERTYVVGSPMAEVLKVNEQKINNSKVLEKLGLEKGQYILLSVHREENIDNEDNFMTLMNAVNDMAKTYGLPIIYSTHPRSQKFIDQRGFAFHKNVRNLEPFGFADYNSLQQNALCVVSDSGTIAEEASYFKFPAVSVRTSTERPEALDKGNMVIGSITTEQVLQAVDMAVKMDSLGEIGESVPNYTDENVSIKVIKLIQSYTGIVNKMVWRKL, from the coding sequence ATGAAAAAATTAAAATTAATGACTATAGTAGGAACTCGTCCAGAAATCATAAAATTATCTGAGGTCATAAAAAAAAGCGACAAATACTTCGAACACATCTTGGTACATTCCGGACAAAATTATGATTACTCATTAAATCAAGTTTTTTTTGAGGATTTGGGTATTAGAGAGCCAGATCATTATCTTAATGTTGTAGGCGATAATTTGGGACAAACTATGGGGAATGTTTTAGCGAAGTCTTACGAAATTTTGGTTCAAGAGCAACCTGATGCGCTACTTGTTCTAGGAGATACAAATTCATGTTTAAGTGTAATTTCAGCAAAGAGACTTAAAATTCCAATATTCCACATGGAAGCTGGGAATAGATGTTTTGATGAAAATCTTCCAGAAGAAATCAATAGACGAATCGTTGACCATACGAGTGATGTGAATCTGTGCTACACAGAGCATGCAAGAAATTACTTGAATTGGGAAGGTGTTCCTAAAGAAAGAACGTACGTTGTCGGATCACCAATGGCTGAAGTGTTGAAAGTAAATGAACAAAAAATCAATAATAGTAAAGTTCTTGAAAAATTAGGACTAGAAAAAGGGCAATATATTTTATTATCCGTTCATAGAGAAGAGAATATCGATAATGAAGATAACTTCATGACTCTAATGAACGCAGTAAATGACATGGCTAAAACCTATGGTTTGCCGATTATATATAGTACACATCCCAGAAGTCAGAAATTTATAGATCAGCGGGGATTTGCATTCCATAAAAATGTTAGAAATCTCGAACCTTTTGGATTCGCGGATTACAATTCACTTCAGCAGAATGCTTTGTGCGTGGTATCTGATAGTGGAACAATAGCTGAAGAAGCCTCATACTTTAAGTTCCCAGCTGTGTCGGTTAGGACCAGTACAGAACGTCCAGAAGCATTGGATAAGGGTAATATGGTAATTGGCAGCATTACCACAGAGCAAGTATTACAAGCTGTTGATATGGCTGTGAAAATGGATTCTTTAGGAGAAATAGGAGAGTCTGTGCCAAATTATACAGATGAGAACGTCAGTATCAAGGTTATAAAACTGATTCAAAGTTATACTGGTATAGTTAATAAAATGGTGTGGAGAAAATTATGA